In the genome of Chromatiales bacterium, one region contains:
- a CDS encoding cadherin-like beta sandwich domain-containing protein, giving the protein MKRFIFPIFIAILMQASVTEAQTSFIQSRYIDAPSSPSCSDCDPAVDGVTHIRFDPESVTLSSDSNRDFITFKVQIRRIGGSGSNVGYIGGAGFRVRYDNEVFGDTLNDPAITEDGSGGSQCSYQRSSFFASNPLYDLTFRDTNTIELNINEFNVQTISTAFTIGLAGITNFSFLGESWEDHITLTCEIPSGATDNEAGVGISGSQPRGIFYLRFSEFASAEIDTAFLLADNDLRGFRLDGKTWTEDYARYGDGTGVRLRFSEGIQTQLNTQNFVVLDTSDAPLMVDGSTVTISSVNHTAGESYANVVLSAPVSGGILRLVSSSTAMSVVMDARGETLADGNFLASLEYDADAPRVIVVSESISTLTIAEQQIVDADSSNNYSVRVITFSSPISVATIDEGDICVTATSEGSCVTGDIPAVTNIDGGSATTTTMIRVLINEGDGKTGSSEGSLEFMRNAILGADYRIVEDYQQRLRGIIDIADTQPPEIAITKAIATADDNNTLQYTITFTVTADEPVPTLNDINSYTLRRLLTDGNSEPITPGTQSISGDNRRAMLEYTYTFADEDMLRGTAGFVLARSSNNALVDTGGLSPEIGPNRELDPSNDDAVAVERADTSLRSLVVSEGTLNPDFNSETLSYTVSVANATQTITVTPTASDADVISITVNGDAVDSDNASIAIDLTGGGSCGDCPRQHEEHLHDSGASRS; this is encoded by the coding sequence ATGAAAAGATTTATATTCCCAATTTTTATTGCAATATTAATGCAGGCTTCGGTTACGGAAGCGCAGACTAGCTTTATACAAAGCCGCTATATAGATGCTCCTAGTAGTCCTTCATGCTCCGACTGCGACCCTGCTGTGGACGGCGTTACACACATACGTTTTGATCCTGAATCAGTAACATTGTCTAGTGATTCCAATAGAGATTTTATTACTTTCAAGGTGCAGATCAGGAGAATAGGAGGGAGTGGTAGTAATGTTGGATATATAGGCGGTGCTGGGTTTAGAGTAAGATATGATAATGAAGTATTTGGTGATACTCTGAACGATCCTGCTATAACCGAAGATGGTTCTGGTGGTTCTCAGTGCAGTTATCAGAGGTCTAGTTTTTTTGCTAGTAACCCGCTATATGATCTAACATTTAGAGACACGAACACTATTGAATTGAATATAAATGAGTTCAATGTACAAACAATATCGACTGCTTTTACTATTGGTTTAGCAGGAATCACAAATTTCTCCTTTTTAGGAGAGAGTTGGGAAGACCATATAACATTAACCTGTGAGATACCTTCTGGCGCAACTGACAATGAAGCAGGAGTCGGAATTTCTGGATCACAACCGCGTGGGATCTTTTATCTGAGGTTTAGCGAATTTGCGTCTGCAGAAATTGACACAGCATTTTTATTAGCTGACAACGATTTACGTGGCTTTAGGCTAGACGGTAAGACTTGGACAGAGGATTATGCTCGCTATGGCGATGGCACAGGAGTGCGCCTTAGGTTTTCAGAAGGCATACAAACGCAATTAAACACTCAAAATTTTGTTGTGTTAGATACTAGTGATGCGCCTTTAATGGTTGACGGTTCGACTGTAACCATATCAAGTGTTAACCATACGGCTGGCGAATCTTATGCTAATGTTGTGCTGAGTGCTCCGGTAAGTGGCGGTATATTGAGGCTTGTTAGTTCTTCTACGGCGATGAGTGTTGTTATGGATGCTCGTGGTGAAACATTGGCAGATGGCAATTTCCTTGCTTCGCTAGAATATGATGCAGATGCACCACGCGTTATTGTTGTTAGTGAGTCCATATCCACATTGACAATAGCAGAACAACAAATAGTAGATGCAGACAGCAGCAATAATTATTCGGTAAGAGTAATAACTTTTAGTTCGCCGATTAGTGTTGCCACTATAGACGAAGGAGATATATGTGTTACTGCAACCTCTGAAGGATCTTGCGTGACGGGAGATATACCTGCTGTTACTAACATTGATGGTGGTTCTGCAACCACGACTACGATGATAAGAGTGCTAATCAATGAAGGAGATGGTAAGACAGGGAGTAGCGAAGGATCGCTAGAGTTCATGCGCAATGCTATCCTGGGTGCCGATTATAGAATAGTTGAAGATTATCAACAGCGATTACGAGGTATTATTGATATAGCGGATACTCAACCACCCGAAATTGCAATTACCAAAGCTATTGCGACTGCTGACGATAATAATACGCTACAGTATACGATTACATTCACCGTAACAGCTGATGAACCTGTCCCAACACTAAATGATATAAATTCTTATACATTGCGACGCCTACTTACAGATGGAAATTCTGAGCCAATTACACCTGGCACCCAAAGTATCTCAGGCGACAACCGTCGAGCAATGCTCGAATATACTTACACATTTGCCGATGAAGATATGTTGCGCGGCACAGCTGGCTTCGTATTAGCAAGATCTTCAAACAATGCATTAGTTGACACCGGTGGCTTGAGTCCTGAAATTGGGCCAAATAGAGAACTAGATCCCAGTAATGATGATGCGGTAGCAGTAGAGCGTGCTGATACAAGCTTAAGGAGTCTGGTAGTGTCGGAAGGTACATTAAACCCAGACTTTAATAGCGAGACACTGTCCTACACAGTGTCGGTTGCCAATGCAACGCAAACGATAACGGTGACGCCGACGGCGAGCGATGCTGATGTGATAAGCATCACAGTAAATGGTGACGCAGTAGATAGTGATAACGCAAGTATTGCCATTGACTTAACCGGAGGAGGCAGTTGTGGTGACTGCCCAAGACAACACGAAGAGCACCTACACGATAGCGGTGCGTCAAGATCTTGA